From a region of the Hemibagrus wyckioides isolate EC202008001 linkage group LG14, SWU_Hwy_1.0, whole genome shotgun sequence genome:
- the isl2a gene encoding insulin gene enhancer protein isl-2a → MLDILLHSSFLGDMGDHSKKKTGIAMCVGCGSQIHDQYILRVSPDLEWHAACLKCAECSQYLDETCTCFVRDGKTYCKRDYVRLFGIKCAKCNVGFCSSDLVMRARDNVYHMECFRCSVCSRHLLPGDEFSLREEELLCRADHGLLLERAASGSPPISPGNTHSTRALHMAEPVPVRQPPHRNHVHKQSEKTTRVRTVLNEKQLHTLRTCYNANPRPDALMKEQLVEMTGLSPRVIRVWFQNKRCKDKKRSMLMKQLQQQQHSDKTNLQGLTGTPLVAGSPIRHDNTVQGNPVEVQTYQPPWKALSEFALQSDLEQPAFQQLVSFSESGSLGTSSGSDVTSLSSQLPDTPNSMVSSPVET, encoded by the exons ATGCTGGATATTCTACTTCACTCTTCTTTCTTGGGTGATATGGGGGATCATTCAAAAA AGAAGACCGGGATCGCCATGTGTGTGGGCTGCGGAAGTCAGATCCATGACCAGTATATCCTGCGGGTCTCCCCGGACCTGGAGTGGCACGCAGCGTGCCTGAAGTGCGCAGAGTGCAGTCAGTACCTGGACGAGACGTGCACTTGCTTCGTCCGCGACGGAAAGACCTACTGCAAAAGAGACTACGTAAG gttatttggtaTTAAATGTGCGAAATGTAACGTGGGCTTCTGCAGCAGTGACCTGGTAATGCGTGCACGAGACAACGTTTACCACATGGAGTGCTTCAGGTGCTCGGTGTGCAGCAGACACCTCCTGCCGGGAGATGAGTTCTCTCTGCGGGAAGAGGAGCTGCTGTGCCGCGCTGACCACGGGCTACTGCTGGAGCGCGCGGCGTCGGGAAGTCCACCAATCAGCCCgggcaacacacactccaccagaGCTCTGCACATGGCCG AACCGGTACCTGTGCGCCAGCCCCCACACCGCAACCACGTCCACAAGCAGTCGGAGAAGACGACTCGGGTGCGCACTGTGCTCAACGAGAAGCAGCTGCACACACTGCGCACATGCTACAACGCTAACCCGCGACCCGACGCGCTCATGAAGGAGCAGCTGGTGGAGATGACAGGCCTCAGTCCTCGAGTTATCCGCGTCTGGTTCCAGAACAAACGCTGCAAGGACAAGAAGAGGTCCATGCTCATGAAGCaactccagcagcagcagcacagcgACAAAACC AATCTCCAAGGCCTAACAGGGACACCTCTAGTTGCGGGTAGCCCCATCCGGCATGATAACACGGTGCAGGGAAATCCTGTAGAAGTGCAGACGTACCAGCCTCCGTGGAAAGCTCTGAGCGAGTTCGCGCTACAGAGTGACCTGGAGCAGCCCGCCTTTCAGCAGCTG GTGTCCTTCTCTGAATCGGGCTCTCTGGGCACCTCCTCGGGCAGTGATGTGACTTCGCTGTCATCGCAGTTACCCGACACCCCCAACAGCATGGTGTCCAGCCCTGTGGAGACGTGA